The sequence below is a genomic window from Macadamia integrifolia cultivar HAES 741 chromosome 1, SCU_Mint_v3, whole genome shotgun sequence.
TCAAGGACCACTTCAATTTCTCCGCCCTCCATATGTCTGGAAACACCAATATGATTCGATTTCTGACTTGAGTTCCCACTTCGAGAACCACCATCAATAGAGGAATTCCTAAAACAAGCCTCCAGTGCTCTCCCCATTGAATTTGTGCCCTCACTAGAAACCAACATTCCACAAGAGCCCAATCACCCACTGCTTCACCCACAAGAGCAACAGTGGCGTCTTCCACCACCACCTGCTGCCTAACTAGCCTCCATTCTTGATGCTGCCTTTGAACACCTCCCATCTGTGTTCCAGCACCTAAATTCACATTATCTACTCACTGGCCCTCAGAGGAATAGGCTTTGTGCCCATACCACCTGTAGCGTGAACATCGCATTGGAGGGTCTTCAAAAATCACAACCTGCTTGAAGACAAAAGACTCTAAAGAACCCGATTGTTCTCTCTCCACATAGACCTCCTCCACACGTGGCTCAAAATCATCGATGTCAACACACACACGAGCATAGTGACCATACATAGAGTTGCGAGTCCTACGATCAATAGCAATTGGTTGGCCCACAGCCTTTACCATCGACAGAATAATCTCTTTGTCCCAATACTCCTGAGGGAGGTCAGGAAACCGAATCCAAGAAATCTTGTGGGTGATATTCTACTAATCAGCATGAAAGTCCTGCTTCCACCTTTGGAATTGGATCACCTGTCCCTTAACACGCATCGTACCCCTCTTCCAAATCGATTCCATATCTCCTTCATTTTGAAATTGGAACATTGCAAAACCTTCCCAGTGATTTGATGTCAATAGTTtcaaccaaattctaggttgcCGAGATAGAAGAGCGTAACTCCTCCATAGATAAGGATTTAAGATTTACCCTTCCCAACAGCGCATACTGATGTTTTTGAATCTGCCTATCATACACCTATTGAGGAATCTTTAACCTAGTTAAAGCTCCATCCTTCACCGCCGTCGACAGGCTATCAATCACAGGAAGCGTCAGCCTTCCCACCACTGCTGCAAAGGTACGTCCAGATGGCTCTTGTTCTTCTTGTCGTCCACTATGATTCACAGGCAAATCCACCACTGCCATATTCATCTCTCCCACATCCAATATAGCAATCCGATCAGCCCTCTCTCCCCTAGGGAGAAGACGAGGTTCACCCAATAGAAAAGGATCCGAGATCCATCTCTTAGCCCCGAAGTTCATTGTGCCGCCGCCCACATCCATAGACGACCGTCCAAGTCTCCTATCGCCACAGTACTCCTAGAAGGGGAATCCAAAATCGCCTTCGCATTCATTGGGTAGTAGTTGTTCACTCCCCACAAAAATGTAATGTCTCAACACTTCATGATGTCCTCCCTTTGTTGGTTGACATAACTCATGTGTCTTGACGTGCTCAGGGTTTGAGAAGATGGAATTAGGGTTGGGATCGGTCAACTGATATGGTATCGATCACGAATCGAGAGATTGCGAATCAACTCCTCATACAAGAACCATTTTCGTACAGGGCTGATTCGCACAGATGAAATCCACCCAACAATCAACTctatggtggattccatctgtgtggatcagccgatacgagaatggttctcgtatgaAAACCTAATCCACACTCGAATCAAAATTGGTCAAGGTTGATATCGATCAAATCCAATTGATTCAGGTCAACCCGATCCAATTCCTCGAACCATGTGTGGCCCATTGAGTGCACAAACTACTGGAAAGATTTGCAGTGTTGTTTCATCTTGGAGGCTGATTCGTGTTACCCGGATTACACCATAGGTAACATCAATGGTCTTAAGCAAAGTGATCGTGGTATGACATGACCCCACCGATTTTCCTAACTAATTTGATGTTCATAAGTTGCAACAAGACGTATTTCTATGTTTGTGATTGTTTAAAGACTCTCTCCCACAATCAATTGTGGTTTgaattcattcttttttattattattattattaatttttttttttttttggtaagaagttTGATTCAATCACCTTGCCATTTGAAACAAGTATAACTCTTACtttttgatattaatttttgggagagagaatgctACAAGGTTGTGTGGTTTGCGCAAAATGTGAGAGCTAATTAGAGCATATATATAAACATCCAACGAAGGTAAGATGGTCATTTCAACACCTCTATGTTTGGACATAGGAGTGCATGACTGTAtagctttcttttttcatgagcttttttttcttttttgggtgaattttcTCCAGAACTTTTACTACAGTATGAATGGTTTGATAGTTTGATCTGATCTTGTGGCTTGTTCTTTGGACCCAAAAGGTTGATCTGGGTCCCAATGATCCACGGTCCGACCACCCGGTTCAATGACCCTGACTGACACATGAGAAGGAAAACTCCCAGTTTTCATGGAGGCTAATGAAATAAATGCCATTTGGAAGGAGCGTGACGTGGCTAAAGATGGAAAACTTGCATTTTGGGTGTCATCTCAGTAGCCATATAAAATCTCTTAGAATGACACGTGTATCGATGTAAAAATAGACTGATGAGTTCCTTCCTCGGTTTATTGATCAGCGATAAGACAAGATGATATGCAAAGATTACATCCAGACCATCCAATCTATCCATCCCAGAAAAAGCCAAAATTACTCAATGTTTAAGCAAGCTCCACACAGcgtctcttccctttctttagAGAATGTAGCACAGATAAAGGTTTTTGCTTTCTTTATGTACTCTCCTTTTTGCTTGGAGTGAGAGAGAAGAGTGCTCGCTCTTTACATTTCCTGTGATTCTGATGGGCACTAAACGTACAGGGTTCCCTTCCACTCTCCACCCGTACAGAGATAGTCTTCTCCCGTACACAGATAGTCTTCTCTTATCATCCCTTGATCAATTCTGTTGTGGATGCTCAAATCTCTAGATACTTGGTAGTCTCTTAGCCACTTCCTCTTCGATTTGATCCCTAAATTTTGTTTATTCAATGGGTTCTAGCTCtgggttttcttcttttctgatttttatcAAGTATGCTGGGAATTAATTTGTTGTTATAAAAAAGTATTTTAGTGTGATAGGTTACATTCAAGGCTCTTACTCCGTTTGCTGCTGCTGTTCTTTTGTTCTTGCTTAATGAGCTTAATAGTTTTGAGAATTTGTGATTCAAACCCGTTTGTTGTCGAGTTAATTAAGGACTTAAGGTATGGATCAAAGACCCGTTGGGAAATTACTTGAATTTATGGATCCAGAGGTTCTAAATCTGCTCATCCTCTTACATTTCCTTCATTGAATTCGCTTCTCTTGGTGGGGGATTTTGTTATCATCCCCCATATGATGAATTAGGGTTTCGAGTCTGAGTTCAAAAATTTTCCTTGTTTCTTTGAAAGAAATTAGATTTGGTGGTTGGTACCTTCCGGCCATGGATTACGGTGGAGATGTTGGGCAGATGATCCCTGAAACCCCTGGCGGCGGTGGTCGTGGTGGTGCAGACAATTGGGTCCCAGGGTTAGGTGACCAAGCAATTTGGTGTACTGAGGATGATTATGGAGCTTGGAATGGAGATGGCTTTGCTGACACTCCTTCAAACTCGAATTATGATGGAAGGCAATCTCAAACACGATCTGGGAGTGAACCTCCCAACAAGAAAACCAGAGGAGATTCCCAAGGAAGTGGTTTAAACAGAGACCGTGATCGATCCAAAGCGATTGGGAAGATGTTCTTCAAGACTAAACTTTGCTGCAAGTTTCGTGCAGGGAGTTGTCCCTATATCACTAACTGCAACTTTGCTCATGGGATTGAAGAGCTTCGTAAGCCTCCTCCAAACTGGCAGGAAATTGTGGCAGCCCAAGAGGAGGAACGAGGTGTGTCTTCAGAGCCCAGGGAAGAAAACCAGATTCCAATTATTAGTTCTGGTTTGGGTGGAGAGACCCAGAGGTCTTATAAAGGGAGGCATTGCAAGAAGTTTTACACTGAAGAGGGGTGCCCATATGGAGATAACTGCACTTTCCTCCATGATGAGCAGTCGAGAGCTCGGGAGAGTGTAGCCATTAGTTTGGGTCCAACTGTTGGTAGTGGCTATGGTACCAGTGGGAATGGTACGAACCAGAAGCCTTCGAATTGGAAGACTAGGATCTGTAACAAGTGGGAGATGACTGGGTATTGCCCGTTTGGAAGCAAGTGCCACTTTGCTCATGGCTTTGGCGGTAAGATCTTATATACTCTGTTACCTTTTTGTGGTTCACTCTTCTAAATGAATTGTTTTCTGAGAAAAGAATCCTTACATAATGTTTTTGTTACATTAGATTGCTGAGTATTGTAAATAATCTGCAGTTGTTTTGTTTTCAATTATTGTGCAAATTATCTGTCCAAGACAATAATTTTAAGTATTGGTTGGTCTTCTTAGTACTTGGAAGACCAAACATGGAACCACTTAATCATGCCATTTCAATCCTTACTTACGTCACCccttctaacactcccccctcccccagacaaaacaaaaaaacaaggcCTATTGGGCTTTAATTATTTGAAGTCATCAAAAACAGATAAAATAGTGTATAAAAGCAAGCTCGCTGAAATGTTTCAAGCTCTTCAACTACAAGCTTTTCGATATTGGGGATCCCCtcttgaaaccaaaatattatTGTGTATTATCATGACAATTCAATCTTTGGAAACAGAGTTGCACAGGTATGGTGGAGGACTTGTGGAGATGGAAGGTAGAGACTCTTCAACCTCTCCTGACTCAAAGCAAGTTGCAGTGTCTTCAAAGACCCAGACAGATACTGTAGTTACATCTGCTACATCAGTTCCTCATACAGATGTTTATCACATGGGAGTTCCATCACAGAGATCTGCGGCTTTAATCCAGAGGCAAGGGCAGAGGCCTCTTCAGAAATGGAAGGGCCCAGACAAGATAAGTAGGATATATGGTGATTGGATTGATGATAATGAGTGGGAACCAGCTCGATAATTGGAATTAGAGTGCTTCACCTGAAAGCATTTAAGGTAAGACAATGCTTGACGAATTGCAAACTGCACAGAGAACCTTTTGGACAAACTGATGTGGACTGAAAAGTTAAAAATCAGCAGGAATCCATGCCATGTGGAAATGGGCTACACGGCTCTATTTCTGGTTCGAGGACAGCCCTTTTGGTGACTATGCATTCTCATCTGAGGTCTGTCTTGCCTCCAATTGTTTACTTGCTTTAGGACTTCTACTTTCAGGTTCAGAAAGTTTGGAGCTGCAATCACTTCTGTAAACTGTTCCCTTTGTTAATCACGATTGAATACCACGTGGCCCTTCAGTTCAATGCAATCACTTCTGTAAACTGTTTTCATTGTTAATCACAATTGAATACATTGTTGTCAAGGCGCCGCCTAGGTGTCCAGGTGGTTTTCTTGAGGTCTAGGCGACTGTTGACTTTAAGGCATCTTGAAATAGTATCGAACCAGACTTGGCACTTGTTTATGCCAAATATtgtttaaataaatgattttataattaaaatcatttacttgagatattatttataaataagaaaacacccctatttgaatttaataaaaagagtttaaaaatcaatttcaaaatgataaaaaatcaaACCCCTAGTTCAAGagcaaaaattgaattttttgttgttggggTGATTTTTGACTTTCAAATGCTGGTGGTTTTCCCAAATTTGAAAAttccataaatcttatcatagtaAAACATTTCTAGAAACCGAAGTCCTgtaaaattatattttgttttgatatctattacttattttcattcagacggTTTTTAATAGCATTCACACACctaaaaaataagtttgactgtaACACAACATTATCAATACAACTCGAATTTAAGCAATCTTGGATTTGtttttcatgtaaaaataaaatcatttgaccaatcaaactttttggtgaataaaaacAATTCTCTAAAtgctgatttttgatgacttgatgcgacttaattttgatttttgatgacttcttgtgttttaatgttgattttgttggtgtatgatgtcttgtatttcgtcgcagtttaatctagggagtac
It includes:
- the LOC122090882 gene encoding zinc finger CCCH domain-containing protein 56-like — its product is MDYGGDVGQMIPETPGGGGRGGADNWVPGLGDQAIWCTEDDYGAWNGDGFADTPSNSNYDGRQSQTRSGSEPPNKKTRGDSQGSGLNRDRDRSKAIGKMFFKTKLCCKFRAGSCPYITNCNFAHGIEELRKPPPNWQEIVAAQEEERGVSSEPREENQIPIISSGLGGETQRSYKGRHCKKFYTEEGCPYGDNCTFLHDEQSRARESVAISLGPTVGSGYGTSGNGTNQKPSNWKTRICNKWEMTGYCPFGSKCHFAHGFGELHRYGGGLVEMEGRDSSTSPDSKQVAVSSKTQTDTVVTSATSVPHTDVYHMGVPSQRSAALIQRQGQRPLQKWKGPDKISRIYGDWIDDNEWEPAR